aCTGGGACAAAAAGCAATTAACTAGCTATCTATATAATTTTggacatcaaaaaaattataattttcctatTTTAGTCCGCTATCTTCAGTCTTATTTAAtataactttgaaaaacaaaaaactgtttagcCCATAAGATCGAAGTTTATGGAATTGGAAAGTTTTTAATAGTTTCCGATTCTTTAGCAACAATTaatgagattaatttttttgattccaTCACAAAGTAAAGAACGTAttttaaaaagtgttttcataattttaaaaacatttttttaatttttgttttaataataaaattgaactaaaattattctaacaaatgttaacttaaaaattttgtattacacTTTAATCAAATTTTACCAAAAGAGTAAGTTTGTGCGACTCAGTCTTGCATTTTatcacaagttaaaaaaaaaatcaaagtcttATATGCTAAGTGACCCAAACGTAATGGTCCAAACGTAATGCACTATGATGAAATAACAACTTATTGTATTTAGAATCAATTAGGTCTATTCCAATcggttacacctacaataaAGTGATTTTGTAAAGACAAAATCCTCgcctataattttatttttaaaaaagattcttTATGAATAGtttctgaaaaattaattttcaaaatcaaaatttaaaaaaaaaaatgattttttgtttttacgagGCTGGACTTGTTAAGCTATATGAGTCTTAAAGcagtaaaatgaatttttttcttattagtagttttgtaaaagaataattttgtttgtttttttttttgtaatttctcgaaaacgaaaagatatttttgaatcttgttttatgttttggcttgaaaagaaataataaaatcatgaaTTTTGCAAACTAAATTAGTTGGTACTTAATTAGGcacataaaacttaaaaaaagtttcttttttaaaaattttgattttgaaaattaattttccaaaaaaattttcataacacACCTTTATAACAAGATAAATGATGAGATaatgtattattttgtttttttttttgttttattgaaacttcttagtagtttttgtatttgctgtttattttaactgttttttcaCCGGGTTAGTGAATTTTTATAAcgtaaaattataataataagaattttttggtttatggAAATTCATAGGTAGCTCAGCCATGTGAAGCAATGCTTGCTTACTGTCGTTTCGGCTCAAAACCagaaagctgcattcaaatttTCGATCCTGTTTTGACTGATGAAGGACTTTGTTGTACGTTTAATGCTCTCGATCCACTCTTTCTCATGAGGAATTATTCGTAAGTTCAATTATTTTATTCTGTGTAAACATTTAGTTTTAGCTTACAAAAATCCTAGCTATCATTTCTATGATTTTTAAAACTGCACTTAAGGTTtactatatttaattttcacaGAGATGACGCACGATTTACCGCAAGTTTTGTTGATGATTTTGTTCCAATCGATTGGACACCTGAAAAAGGATTTAGCAACAGTTTGCCTCCGAAGTTTTATCCAAGAATAGCTGCAGGAACAGGCAGCCAAATGGGTTTAACTGTGGTCCTAAATGCATCAGCCTCGGAATATTATTGCAGTTCTTCAAAAAGTATTGGGTTCaaggtaatttctaatcaaTAAGCAAGTCAGAAGAAGAAAGCAATCGATTACTAGACCAGCTTTTTCACACAAAACTTgcctattatttttatttaggttcTTGTTCATAACCCTGCTGAACAACCAAAAATCAGCAGCTTTGGCTTCCTCATAACAGCTGGTCGTGAAAGTCGCATATCAATTGACCCACAATATCAAACAGCTGTACCGCAAATTCGTGGAATTAGCACCAAAATCCGTCAATGTTTATTCTCTGACGAAGGCAATCTCATCTTCTATCGAACTTATTCCCGTAAAAACTGTCAACTCGAATGTGAAGCTCAGATAATTTTCGAACATTGCGGTTGCATTTTGTATTACCTGCCCAAAATCGATccagatacaaaaatttgtGGTCCCAAAGACAACCGCTGTACAAAATTGATACAAAGTGAAATTCAATCATCAAGTGGAAATTATTCGTGTGATTCATGTTTGCCAGCATGTTTTGAGTTGAGCTATAATCCCACAGTGACAGCGACAAAAATGGTTAATGGAGATTTTATAACGAATGATGATTATCCAGCTGAATTAATGGCAGATGTTCAGGATGTTACAATAATACATTTTTACTATTTGACAAATGTATTTCGTAGCACTACGAAGGGAGAGATTTTCGGATTTACTGAGTTTTTGTGTAAATATtggtgaaaaatatttttggtaccTAAGAATTAGAAATTTGAGTTTCAGCTAATATTGGAGGACTTTTGGGACTTTTTATGGGATTTAGTTTCTTTTCTGTGATTGAAATCTTGTACTTTATAGTCCTGCGTCCACATTGTGATCGAAGAACTAAAAAACGTCAGAAACGGAAGTCAGAAAGAAATGTAATATTTCCTCTTAACACTTTTAAGTTTAAATCAATGTTTTCCTTTGTCTTCTAGTTGAGAAACAACAACGTTTGGATGACTCCTATTAAGGCTAGAAAACCAATTCGTATGGGAAATATCAAAAATTGGCCAACTGAAAAGAAAAATGCTTGGtatttacaacaattttttaataaccgTGACATTGCTTCAAATGATGAAGTTTTTCCATACATAAGTTAGAAAATCTAttacctttttgaaaataataaactgttttaattgttatttgaaaataaaaaaatttcaaagtttctttcttgtgcaaattaattttattttatttcctaaAACTAATTAACTTTTGGAACGTTAAAACCCAAATACACCTCCAAGTTTTCTAAAGTCCACATTTGCATAGACAGCtgtttcatttttcataattcCACAAAATGCCGAACCACGTTCTCGGTAGCGCAGGGTTTTATGGCCCATTTTTTCAAGGTCATCAACAACGTCCTTAAAAAAGTcagaagaaaaaatttaaagttttggaATTATTACCAATTTTTATCCGATTTGCAAATCAAGTTCaacttttgtacaaaaataaaaacgtttaGACTTCAAATCATCTAATTTGCACTATTTGATATCAATctttcataaacaaaaacaatgagGAAATCtattaatattttacaaaaggtgaatttgatttgcaaatggGGGAATTTCCTGTCCAAAcgtatcaattttattttatttcttacctTTAACATTCCAAATTCATATTCAAAGAAATTTGGTATCAATTGATGATGAAATCTTGGTGCATCAATTGCTTGTTTCACATCATTACCCAACCACAAAATTCGTAGTAAAATATTAACTAAAGCTGAGATAATTTTCGGTCCACCAGCGCCACCTATAACAAGTTTGACATCTCCTTTGACATTTGTAACTATCGTTGGAGCCATTGATGACATTGGACGTTTATTTGGTTCGACAAGATTTGCTTTCGATGGTGGAAGAGAGAAATAATTTTGCTGACCTGTAATTGAAAAATCACCCATAGCACTGTTAAAGAGGATCCCTGTTCGTTTGCCCATGATTGCTGAGCCGaaactgaaaataaacaaaaaaagattatgATTTCTGAATGAGACAGAGATGGAAATATCTTTAGGAAACTGAGCAACACAGTATCAGCAGCATCACAGATACAGACTCCCGAAATACAGGGGCCTCCGAAAATATAGAGCACCTGGACGTG
This DNA window, taken from Episyrphus balteatus chromosome 2, idEpiBalt1.1, whole genome shotgun sequence, encodes the following:
- the LOC129909611 gene encoding pickpocket protein 28-like, which translates into the protein MCEKVQDKKSEVLQNKSDEEENSRFYVGLKNNIRDFLLNSTLHGLKYIADDKITVFERSFFGLSFVFVILCSAFFISNIYNKWTDSPIIITTSPQPTLITTIPFPAVTICSLNKALKSRVEEVDRSTLNYTLLMSLCAKDNKVNSLFGQLSWKNFKLLLMRVAQPCEAMLAYCRFGSKPESCIQIFDPVLTDEGLCCTFNALDPLFLMRNYSDDARFTASFVDDFVPIDWTPEKGFSNSLPPKFYPRIAAGTGSQMGLTVVLNASASEYYCSSSKSIGFKVLVHNPAEQPKISSFGFLITAGRESRISIDPQYQTAVPQIRGISTKIRQCLFSDEGNLIFYRTYSRKNCQLECEAQIIFEHCGCILYYLPKIDPDTKICGPKDNRCTKLIQSEIQSSSGNYSCDSCLPACFELSYNPTVTATKMVNGDFITNDDYPAELMADVQDVTIIHFYYLTNVFRSTTKGEIFGFTEFLFLRPHCDRRTKKRQKRKSERNLRNNNVWMTPIKARKPIRMGNIKNWPTEKKNAWYLQQFFNNRDIASNDEVFPYIS